Proteins encoded within one genomic window of Agrobacterium cucumeris:
- the repC gene encoding plasmid replication protein RepC, translating to MQSGNVTTPFGRRPMTLALVAAQFKSADIRQGKSADKWKIYRDACDARSLLGLRDRALAVLNALLSFYPEAELKEEANLIVFPSNAQLAARANGIAGTTLRENLALLVDAGLIQRNDSPNGKRYARKSSDGSIETAFGFSLAPLLARSEELAVMAQQVAEGNRKLKIVKERITIARRDVRKLISAAMEDHVPGDWAKVEELYVEAMARLRRAKGADELIGILDEVEMLKEEVVNLLERHVNLGKSDANDDGFRQHIQNSNTESSNELEPCSENEQGAKQSKNVELRAESIKSFPLGMVLRACPEISMYGPGGAIGSWRDLMMAAVVVRSMLGVSPSAYQDACEVIGAENAAAMMAAILERAGHITSAGGYLRDLTSRAKRGEFSLGPMLMALLRANGGEQRRA from the coding sequence ATGCAGAGTGGAAATGTGACGACGCCGTTTGGGCGGCGGCCGATGACGCTTGCCTTAGTGGCGGCACAGTTCAAATCCGCCGACATCAGGCAGGGTAAATCGGCCGACAAGTGGAAGATCTATCGCGATGCTTGTGACGCGCGATCATTGTTGGGTTTGCGCGATCGGGCACTTGCAGTGCTCAACGCGCTTCTATCATTCTACCCTGAGGCTGAACTCAAGGAGGAAGCGAATCTTATCGTGTTTCCGTCCAATGCCCAACTCGCGGCACGGGCAAACGGTATCGCCGGCACGACGCTACGCGAGAACTTGGCCCTCTTGGTCGATGCAGGTCTCATCCAACGGAATGATAGCCCGAACGGGAAACGCTATGCGCGCAAGAGCTCAGATGGGTCCATCGAGACAGCCTTTGGCTTCAGTCTTGCGCCGCTTCTGGCCCGATCAGAAGAACTTGCGGTTATGGCCCAGCAGGTCGCAGAGGGTAATCGCAAGCTCAAAATCGTCAAAGAGCGCATCACAATTGCCCGACGGGATGTCCGGAAATTGATCTCTGCGGCAATGGAAGATCACGTTCCCGGGGATTGGGCCAAGGTCGAGGAGCTTTATGTTGAAGCCATGGCACGGCTGCGGCGGGCAAAAGGGGCGGACGAATTAATCGGAATTCTCGACGAAGTCGAGATGCTGAAGGAAGAAGTAGTCAATCTATTGGAACGGCACGTCAATCTTGGAAAATCCGACGCCAATGATGACGGATTCCGTCAGCACATACAGAATTCAAATACCGAATCCAGCAATGAACTTGAACCTTGCTCTGAAAACGAGCAGGGCGCGAAGCAGAGTAAAAACGTTGAACTAAGAGCCGAATCGATAAAATCATTCCCGCTTGGTATGGTCCTTCGGGCATGCCCGGAGATTTCCATGTATGGTCCGGGCGGAGCAATCGGCAGCTGGCGGGACCTTATGATGGCCGCCGTGGTCGTGCGATCAATGCTGGGGGTAAGCCCGTCGGCCTACCAGGACGCCTGCGAAGTAATAGGGGCTGAAAACGCGGCCGCAATGATGGCTGCAATCCTGGAGCGGGCGGGGCACATCACATCGGCCGGTGGATATCTTCGCGATTTGACGTCGAGGGCGAAACGCGGCGAGTTTTCTCTCGGACCAATGTTGATGGCGTTGCTGCGGGCCAATGGCGGCGAACAAAGGCGGGCTTAA